In the Oscillospiraceae bacterium genome, one interval contains:
- a CDS encoding phage holin gives MKQNRLKSPVFWSSLASQVLTILVLTGVIGSAWSAPITGIITAVLQILTIFGLLNNPTDSENF, from the coding sequence ATGAAACAGAACAGGTTGAAATCTCCGGTTTTTTGGTCGAGCTTGGCCTCGCAGGTACTCACCATTCTCGTCCTCACGGGGGTCATCGGCTCAGCGTGGAGCGCTCCCATCACCGGTATCATTACAGCAGTGCTCCAGATCCTCACCATTTTCGGCTTGCTAAACAATCCGACCGACAGTGAAAACTTCTGA
- a CDS encoding FMN-binding protein, with protein sequence MRKTIKVLLIILIIVVVLVAAGVIFMSSVSKKLNALTQTQISDIDLSAVADGTYEGEYNAFPISAEVSVTVKNHIITNIDLIKHINGQGGAAEAIPGKVIQAQSLQVDAITGATCSSKVILLAIRDALTRSPSAG encoded by the coding sequence ATGCGGAAAACAATTAAGGTTTTACTCATCATTCTGATCATTGTTGTTGTGTTAGTCGCCGCAGGGGTGATTTTTATGTCATCTGTTTCAAAAAAGCTCAATGCGCTTACCCAAACTCAGATTTCGGACATCGATTTATCTGCTGTTGCGGACGGAACATATGAAGGCGAATATAACGCTTTCCCTATTTCGGCTGAGGTTTCGGTTACCGTCAAGAACCACATAATCACAAACATAGACTTGATCAAACACATCAACGGTCAGGGCGGCGCTGCGGAAGCGATTCCGGGGAAAGTCATACAAGCCCAGTCGCTTCAAGTCGACGCGATTACCGGCGCGACCTGCAGCAGCAAAGTCATTTTGCTTGCGATTCGGGATGCGCTGACAAGATCTCCTTCAGCCGGGTAA